One segment of Desulfosudis oleivorans Hxd3 DNA contains the following:
- a CDS encoding MBL fold metallo-hydrolase codes for MTQHPRMLRIADHLYLVRAPAKGRFPFCHGFLFCGGGQTLMIDAGLGPELTQEIDRLCRIDILVISHSHPDHILNWHLLEDRTLLLPRQTPDSVTDLDRLGVRYTGTPERGAHWVNAIGRPLGLRPFRKPDGRFDNGHIFALGPARIEAIHAPGHLDDHYCFFDHGSGTLITTDIDFSGFGPWYGNPEGAIKPFQESIRRLMELPYRRVCASHRLPHEGDATQLFEGFLDGFERQKQTVFALLGKEGKTLEEMVAHSPFYKNRFPDRIIQHTFEEQMIAKLLALLEEEGRVIQDHGRFMPAA; via the coding sequence ATGACACAACATCCCCGCATGCTCCGTATTGCCGACCATCTCTATCTGGTCCGTGCCCCGGCCAAGGGCCGTTTCCCCTTCTGTCACGGGTTTCTTTTTTGTGGCGGGGGCCAGACCCTGATGATCGACGCCGGTCTGGGGCCGGAGCTGACTCAGGAGATTGACCGGTTGTGCCGTATCGACATTCTGGTGATTTCTCACTCCCATCCGGACCATATTCTAAACTGGCACCTGCTGGAAGACAGGACTCTGCTGCTGCCCCGGCAGACGCCGGACTCGGTGACCGACCTTGACCGTTTGGGGGTGCGTTACACCGGCACACCGGAGCGGGGGGCCCACTGGGTCAATGCCATCGGCAGGCCCCTGGGGCTGCGGCCGTTTCGCAAACCGGACGGCCGGTTTGACAACGGTCACATATTTGCCCTGGGACCGGCCCGTATCGAGGCCATTCACGCGCCGGGCCATCTGGATGATCATTACTGTTTTTTTGATCACGGGTCCGGCACTCTGATCACCACGGACATCGATTTTTCCGGCTTCGGCCCCTGGTACGGCAACCCGGAAGGCGCCATAAAACCCTTTCAGGAAAGCATTCGGCGGCTGATGGAGCTGCCCTACCGGCGGGTCTGCGCCTCCCACCGGCTGCCCCACGAAGGCGACGCCACCCAACTGTTTGAAGGGTTTCTGGACGGCTTTGAGCGTCAGAAACAGACAGTGTTCGCGCTGCTGGGAAAAGAGGGGAAAACCCTGGAAGAAATGGTGGCGCATTCGCCTTTTTACAAGAACCGGTTTCCCGACCGGATCATTCAGCACACCTTTGAGGAGCAGATGATCGCTAAACTCCTGGCCCTGCTGGAAGAAGAGGGCCGGGTGATACAGGACCACGGCCGGTTTATGCCGGCGGCGTAG
- the lptF gene encoding LPS export ABC transporter permease LptF, whose amino-acid sequence MKPTAIDRYIMAELVPVFGVSLAVFTLVFLTHQLLDITNFIVNYGTGLGVVMLMLVYSTPYFLVYVIPISTMMAVLLTFLRMSGDNEIVALKSSGVSLYRLFYPVMGFCVAACLLTLLMTLWGLPRGKVAFKQLAYTVVTSNPNLGIVDREFNTLFNGITLYVGQFDKKQRVLSDVFIEDQRSAGKPVTICAPSGTLDVDMVGQVVRLSLADGRMYQVDLRDRSSRVIRFETYDIHLDLERAGQVASTAARSEKEMSLAELFDHIQKAGAAGLPRGSARMELHKKFSIPFACVVLGLLAVPLGVQARGRKTSSGIGLALVFFLLYYLVLSGGEILGESGFLHPALAMWLPDMVMGGLGLFLYAEAAKDRNLRTFFEMLQVRFRAGARGEAA is encoded by the coding sequence ATGAAACCCACAGCCATCGACAGATATATCATGGCCGAACTGGTGCCGGTTTTCGGTGTCAGCCTGGCCGTGTTTACCCTGGTTTTTCTGACCCACCAGCTTCTGGATATCACCAATTTCATCGTCAACTACGGGACCGGGCTCGGCGTGGTGATGCTGATGCTGGTCTATTCCACGCCTTATTTTCTTGTTTATGTAATTCCCATCTCCACCATGATGGCCGTGTTGCTGACCTTTTTGCGCATGTCCGGAGACAATGAGATCGTTGCTCTCAAGTCGAGCGGTGTCAGCCTCTACCGGCTATTCTACCCGGTGATGGGGTTCTGTGTGGCGGCCTGCCTGCTGACCCTGCTGATGACCCTGTGGGGCCTGCCCAGGGGCAAGGTGGCCTTCAAACAGCTGGCCTACACGGTGGTCACGTCCAATCCCAACCTGGGGATTGTCGACCGGGAGTTCAACACCCTGTTTAACGGCATCACCCTGTATGTCGGCCAGTTTGATAAGAAGCAGCGGGTGCTGTCGGACGTGTTCATTGAAGACCAGCGGAGTGCCGGCAAGCCGGTGACCATCTGTGCGCCTTCCGGCACCCTTGACGTGGACATGGTCGGACAGGTGGTCCGGCTCTCTCTTGCAGACGGCAGAATGTACCAGGTCGACCTGCGGGATCGGTCGTCCCGGGTGATCCGGTTTGAGACCTATGATATCCACCTTGACCTGGAGCGTGCCGGACAGGTGGCTTCCACTGCCGCCAGAAGTGAAAAAGAGATGTCCCTTGCCGAGCTATTCGACCATATTCAAAAGGCGGGTGCGGCGGGCCTTCCACGGGGATCGGCCCGTATGGAGCTTCACAAGAAGTTTTCCATTCCCTTTGCCTGCGTGGTGCTGGGCCTTCTTGCCGTACCCCTGGGGGTACAGGCCAGGGGACGGAAGACCTCCTCCGGCATTGGCCTGGCCCTTGTTTTTTTTCTTCTTTACTACCTGGTGCTCTCCGGTGGTGAGATTCTGGGAGAGTCCGGTTTCCTCCATCCGGCCCTGGCCATGTGGCTGCCCGACATGGTGATGGGAGGCCTCGGACTTTTTCTTTATGCGGAAGCGGCAAAGGACCGGAACCTGAGGACGTTTTTCGAGATGCTGCAAGTGCGCTTTCGGGCCGGTGCGCGGGGAGAGGCGGCATGA
- a CDS encoding glycosyltransferase family protein, which translates to MRIVHAAIFNTFKYGHEYYSMDRKISNGLIREGHFVYDFSYRDVCRAENPFKTTSIGKGKMNRLLILTVDAVQPHLLLLGHSEMITAETLNHIRTTHPDIRIGLWYVDPLFHTDRIQHLIKRRGCMDAMFITTGGDLLRQFKTPENRIAFLPNISDPSVDINTNHEKERFDIDFIFGGSDSKEPERQAFLKNMTAALGKTMRCELWGALGNPFYTDHQFYEKLSRAKMGLNLSRRNDVYLYTSNRITQLAGSGILTFSPRVPGLEKVYSENEVVYFDGLDDLVKKANYFHTHDDERKQIASAGWDRTHRSYNCQRVTRFMLDLLFEQPFSEPYEWISEII; encoded by the coding sequence ATGCGCATTGTTCACGCAGCCATATTCAACACCTTCAAATACGGCCATGAGTACTACTCCATGGACCGAAAAATATCCAACGGCCTGATCCGGGAGGGCCATTTTGTTTACGACTTCAGTTACCGGGACGTCTGCCGGGCTGAAAACCCCTTCAAAACCACCAGCATCGGGAAGGGTAAAATGAACCGGCTGCTGATCCTCACGGTAGACGCGGTGCAACCCCACCTGCTGCTACTGGGTCACAGCGAAATGATCACCGCGGAAACCCTGAACCACATCAGAACAACACACCCGGATATTCGCATTGGACTGTGGTATGTCGATCCGCTTTTTCATACCGATCGCATTCAGCATCTGATCAAGCGGCGGGGCTGCATGGACGCCATGTTCATCACCACCGGCGGAGACCTTTTGCGCCAGTTCAAAACCCCGGAAAACCGAATCGCCTTTCTGCCCAACATCTCTGACCCGTCGGTGGATATCAACACCAACCACGAAAAAGAACGGTTCGACATCGACTTTATTTTCGGCGGTAGCGACAGTAAAGAGCCCGAACGCCAGGCGTTTTTAAAAAATATGACAGCCGCGCTGGGAAAGACCATGCGGTGCGAACTCTGGGGGGCACTGGGCAACCCTTTTTATACGGACCACCAGTTCTACGAAAAGCTAAGCCGGGCAAAGATGGGGCTCAACCTGAGCCGGCGCAATGATGTCTATCTTTATACCTCCAACCGGATCACCCAACTGGCCGGCAGCGGTATCCTGACCTTTTCGCCCCGGGTTCCGGGTCTTGAAAAGGTTTACAGTGAGAACGAGGTGGTCTATTTTGACGGCCTGGACGACCTGGTGAAAAAGGCCAATTATTTTCACACCCACGACGACGAGCGCAAACAGATAGCCTCGGCCGGGTGGGACCGGACCCACCGCTCCTACAACTGTCAACGGGTCACCCGGTTCATGCTGGATCTGCTGTTCGAACAGCCTTTTTCCGAACCCTATGAATGGATATCTGAAATCATCTGA
- a CDS encoding MFS transporter, translated as METMTTGDKKIFAAIFVSIFGAVMGVGIVVPLLPVYAQNLGASGFYIGLIFAAFSLSRTFLLPLFGSLSDRTGRKPYITIGLFGYALVSVAFIYSDTVGGLIWLRFLQGIASAMIMPVAQAYIGDITPKNREGFTMGLFNLSMFTSLSIGPLLGGVINDLAGLDAAFAGMGVLSLAACLASLFLLPPVREEHVMTRGSVPAKWSLLLTDRFLYGLFCLRFVYVFCIGTIWCFLPVFASSIGLSSSRIGVLIMLGVFVSGLLQMPMGMLADRTDQKRMAICGGLMTAGAMVVYTWAVDFWGLFAASVAFGIGGGVAMPPLMAMAVVKGGETRAMGSVMSLLTVAHSMGMLFGAAIGGVAMDFFSLRQAFPFAGLIMVAGVVIFAVCTYSKRCEVDADTPSVARITGPHDGI; from the coding sequence ATGGAGACGATGACCACCGGGGACAAAAAGATATTTGCCGCTATTTTTGTCTCCATATTCGGTGCGGTCATGGGCGTGGGCATCGTTGTTCCGCTGCTGCCGGTCTATGCGCAGAACCTGGGGGCCAGTGGTTTTTACATCGGCCTTATTTTTGCCGCGTTTTCCCTGTCCCGCACCTTTCTGCTGCCCCTTTTCGGTTCGCTGTCCGACCGGACCGGGCGCAAGCCCTACATCACCATCGGGCTCTTTGGCTACGCCCTGGTTTCCGTGGCCTTCATCTATTCGGATACAGTGGGCGGGCTGATCTGGCTGCGATTCCTGCAGGGAATTGCCTCGGCCATGATCATGCCAGTGGCCCAGGCCTATATCGGTGACATCACGCCGAAAAACAGGGAAGGGTTTACCATGGGGCTTTTCAACCTCTCCATGTTTACCAGCCTGAGCATCGGCCCCCTGCTGGGCGGCGTCATAAACGACCTGGCCGGTCTGGACGCGGCCTTTGCCGGCATGGGAGTGCTCTCCCTGGCGGCGTGTCTGGCAAGCCTTTTTCTGCTGCCCCCGGTGCGGGAGGAACACGTCATGACCCGGGGCAGCGTTCCGGCGAAATGGTCACTGCTGCTGACGGACCGTTTTTTATACGGTCTTTTCTGTCTGCGGTTTGTGTATGTGTTTTGCATCGGCACCATCTGGTGTTTTCTGCCGGTGTTTGCCAGCAGCATCGGCCTGTCCAGCTCCCGGATAGGGGTGCTGATCATGCTGGGGGTGTTTGTCAGCGGGCTTTTGCAGATGCCCATGGGCATGCTGGCCGACCGGACGGATCAGAAAAGAATGGCGATCTGCGGCGGCCTGATGACCGCAGGCGCCATGGTGGTCTATACTTGGGCCGTTGATTTCTGGGGACTGTTTGCCGCCAGCGTTGCCTTCGGCATCGGCGGCGGCGTGGCCATGCCGCCCCTGATGGCCATGGCCGTGGTCAAAGGTGGAGAGACAAGGGCCATGGGATCGGTTATGTCCCTTCTCACCGTTGCCCACAGCATGGGCATGCTGTTCGGCGCCGCCATCGGCGGTGTGGCCATGGACTTTTTCTCCCTTCGCCAGGCGTTTCCCTTTGCCGGCCTGATCATGGTGGCGGGGGTTGTGATTTTTGCGGTTTGTACATATAGTAAGCGGTGCGAGGTGGACGCGGACACTCCGTCCGTGGCTCGTATAACAGGGCCTCACGACGGTATCTGA
- the lptG gene encoding LPS export ABC transporter permease LptG, producing MTILSRYIIAEILKALAVVMAVVIVIYVAVDFFEKIDDFLGAGVPLSRMAVFFLFKIPLIVVQTAPVGVLIASLVVFGLMNRRNEVTALKSSGIGPASLFKPAAVVGVGCCVLLLIVSEIVVPRTISRANYIWLQQVRQKTSSVDQKNNIWLKDDRTIVHIRHYQPREKKAFDVVLHDLDEGFRVTRRIDAARGLYDGGQWTLRNVLDQQFDVAGNVQLVEFRERLKIELDLLPEDLDRAAESADEMGFVQLLDRIRQVERQGYSVVSHRVDLHAKLSFPFVCLLMGLIGAALGIMGRTRGGITANAAYGVGASFVYWIFHSFCISLGYGGMLPPLIAAWSANLVFGGATAAVILVARR from the coding sequence ATGACGATCCTGTCCCGATATATTATTGCTGAGATTCTCAAGGCGCTGGCCGTTGTCATGGCCGTGGTGATCGTCATCTACGTGGCCGTCGATTTTTTTGAAAAGATCGACGATTTTCTCGGGGCGGGGGTACCGCTTTCCCGCATGGCTGTTTTTTTTCTGTTCAAGATTCCGCTGATTGTTGTTCAGACAGCACCGGTGGGTGTGCTGATCGCCTCCCTGGTGGTTTTCGGTCTCATGAACCGGCGGAACGAGGTGACAGCCCTGAAAAGCAGCGGCATCGGCCCGGCATCACTTTTTAAACCGGCGGCTGTCGTGGGCGTGGGGTGCTGTGTGCTGCTGCTTATCGTTTCAGAGATCGTTGTTCCCCGTACCATCAGCCGGGCCAATTACATCTGGCTGCAGCAGGTCCGGCAGAAGACCTCCAGTGTCGACCAGAAGAATAACATATGGCTGAAAGACGACCGGACCATTGTACACATTCGGCACTATCAGCCGCGGGAGAAAAAAGCGTTTGATGTGGTCCTCCACGATCTGGATGAAGGTTTCCGGGTGACCCGGCGCATCGATGCAGCCCGGGGCCTCTATGATGGAGGCCAGTGGACCCTGCGCAATGTGCTGGACCAGCAGTTTGACGTCGCCGGGAACGTTCAGCTTGTCGAATTCAGGGAGCGGCTGAAGATCGAGCTGGACCTGCTTCCCGAAGACCTGGACCGGGCTGCGGAAAGTGCCGACGAGATGGGGTTTGTCCAGCTGCTTGACAGAATTCGGCAGGTCGAACGGCAGGGGTACAGCGTGGTTTCTCACCGGGTGGACCTTCATGCCAAGCTCTCGTTTCCCTTTGTCTGCCTGCTGATGGGCCTGATTGGCGCGGCCCTCGGCATCATGGGCAGAACCCGGGGCGGCATCACCGCCAACGCCGCTTATGGCGTGGGGGCCTCCTTTGTGTACTGGATATTTCACAGCTTCTGCATCTCCCTGGGATATGGCGGCATGCTGCCGCCGTTGATCGCGGCATGGTCGGCCAACCTGGTGTTCGGGGGAGCAACGGCCGCGGTGATCCTTGTCGCCCGGCGATAA
- a CDS encoding O-antigen ligase family protein yields MLLYFALLYFLRKHFISVSFILCAALLSLGIQGVNGIYQYFVGIDILKHRLIFGGHRLTAAVHNPNLFGFLMMIGALSILGTIRPARLIKTGVVKFIFLCLLLGMFFFCLLYSGSRAAWLSLAFGIFLFFLLRFKNWNRAMKIFAITIVLTLPVLLLANDLFIKRMGDAFINYGHRPGCWQGAVSFIADAPVFGHGIRDDMIFLKLKRIAITSPHNAYLEVMVLLGFVGFLIYGRLIWTLYCRALKLSVIQPAYCLMLTGMMVSAFFGHSFITDQILLSACCLLCACMWFHGDPSRTSGDELPS; encoded by the coding sequence ATGTTGCTGTACTTCGCACTGCTTTACTTTCTCCGAAAGCATTTTATTTCCGTCTCCTTTATTCTTTGCGCGGCGCTCCTCTCCCTGGGGATACAAGGGGTAAACGGCATCTACCAGTACTTTGTCGGGATTGACATCCTGAAACACCGGCTGATATTCGGCGGTCACCGGCTCACTGCCGCGGTCCACAACCCCAACCTGTTCGGTTTCCTGATGATGATCGGCGCATTGTCCATTCTCGGCACTATCCGTCCGGCCCGGTTGATAAAAACCGGTGTCGTAAAATTTATTTTTCTCTGCCTGCTGCTGGGCATGTTCTTTTTCTGTCTACTCTATTCAGGCTCACGTGCCGCATGGTTGAGCCTGGCGTTCGGCATCTTTCTTTTTTTTCTCCTCCGGTTTAAAAACTGGAACCGGGCCATGAAGATTTTCGCCATTACAATTGTCCTGACCCTGCCGGTTCTGCTGCTGGCCAACGATCTATTCATAAAAAGAATGGGGGATGCATTTATCAATTATGGTCATCGACCCGGTTGCTGGCAGGGAGCCGTGTCGTTTATTGCCGACGCACCCGTCTTCGGTCACGGTATCCGCGATGACATGATATTTCTCAAACTAAAAAGAATAGCCATCACCTCCCCGCATAATGCATACCTGGAGGTGATGGTCTTGCTGGGATTCGTGGGTTTTCTGATTTACGGCCGACTGATCTGGACGTTATATTGCCGGGCATTGAAACTTTCCGTGATACAGCCCGCATACTGTCTGATGCTGACCGGCATGATGGTATCCGCCTTTTTTGGTCACTCTTTTATCACAGATCAGATTCTGCTGTCGGCCTGCTGCCTGTTGTGTGCCTGCATGTGGTTTCATGGGGATCCGTCCAGGACAAGCGGGGATGAATTGCCGTCCTGA
- the lpxK gene encoding tetraacyldisaccharide 4'-kinase — translation MKWCYNLVLMVLFVVAGPPALVASLFSKKRRTTVFKRLGFQEIPDHRRLEKDRPVWVHALSVGEVLSAVELTARLKAAFPGRPVFFSATTRTGIDTARNRLAGIADEVFCFCYDLPFSVARMVNRINPGLVVVVESDIWPNFLWTLEKRHVPVVLANGRLSEKSFAGYRRFSCVMGPVLNTFSAICAQTRQDADRFAALGVAGEKTVVTGSIKFDRQAPSLSSDQRIDLRHRLGIAPDARILVAGSTHPGEEEGLASALAGVWKAFKHLVLVVAPRDPARSGDVAAIFGGPDAGAFTLTGVGQADRPGPVRVVVIDRIGLLNDLYAVADIAVIGGSFLNLRGHNPLEPAACSVPVLFGPHMEDFAEIVRLLIDDGGALQVKDVETLGPVITGLLTDRDQRRQMGRAAFQVFEANRGALDRVMTVCHIAEKNPPPARPVTGGGTLLMPLSFLYGGAARLRRGLYTKGFIRPRQLPCLVISVGNITVGGTGKTPMTIYLAKLLVRMGRAPMIVSRGYRGTASVTGGLVSDHTGVRMNVGQAGDEPFMMAHALPGVPVVVGKKRYRAATAAMADLPTDVVILDDGFQHFQLARNLDILLLDSTRPVGNGKLLPAGPLREPLSCLAHAHAFVFTRSDPAADLRPDSAILPYLKEKPVFRAFHRPVLDGWVRAGDEAMAPAQSADVTLLKNLPVFVFCGLAQNSGFLKSVRQTGARVTGHLFFRDHHAYTDEDLSVISGRALASGVKTVVTSKKDYVKFSGRVGLLGVDLAVLGVEIDFGPDRGGVESFVAASLRDK, via the coding sequence ATGAAATGGTGTTACAACCTGGTACTGATGGTGCTTTTTGTGGTGGCCGGCCCCCCGGCCCTGGTGGCTTCCCTGTTTTCGAAAAAGCGCAGGACCACGGTTTTCAAACGGCTGGGGTTTCAGGAGATTCCCGATCACCGGCGACTGGAGAAAGATCGCCCGGTCTGGGTTCATGCCCTGTCCGTGGGAGAGGTGCTTTCCGCCGTTGAATTGACGGCCCGGTTAAAAGCGGCTTTCCCCGGCCGGCCAGTCTTTTTTTCGGCAACCACCCGGACCGGCATCGACACAGCCCGGAATCGTTTGGCCGGCATCGCTGATGAGGTTTTTTGTTTTTGCTATGATCTTCCTTTTTCCGTGGCGCGCATGGTCAATCGGATCAATCCCGGCCTGGTGGTGGTGGTGGAATCCGATATCTGGCCCAACTTTCTCTGGACCCTTGAGAAGCGGCACGTTCCTGTCGTTCTGGCCAATGGCCGGCTGTCAGAGAAAAGTTTTGCCGGGTATCGCCGGTTTTCATGTGTCATGGGCCCGGTGTTGAACACGTTTTCCGCCATCTGTGCTCAGACACGGCAGGATGCCGACCGCTTTGCCGCCCTTGGCGTTGCCGGAGAAAAAACAGTGGTGACGGGCAGCATCAAGTTTGACCGGCAAGCGCCCTCTTTGTCCAGTGACCAGCGCATTGATCTTCGCCACCGCCTGGGCATTGCACCTGATGCCCGCATCCTGGTGGCCGGCAGCACGCATCCCGGCGAAGAAGAAGGTCTGGCCAGCGCCCTGGCTGGTGTGTGGAAAGCGTTTAAACACCTGGTGCTGGTGGTCGCGCCCCGCGACCCGGCCCGGTCCGGCGACGTGGCCGCAATATTCGGCGGTCCGGACGCCGGGGCCTTTACCCTGACCGGGGTGGGGCAGGCGGACAGACCCGGCCCGGTTCGGGTGGTGGTGATTGACCGTATCGGCCTGCTTAACGATCTGTATGCTGTTGCGGACATCGCGGTTATCGGCGGGAGCTTTTTAAACCTGAGGGGGCACAATCCCCTGGAACCGGCGGCCTGCAGTGTTCCGGTCCTGTTCGGCCCTCACATGGAGGACTTTGCCGAAATCGTCCGGCTGCTGATCGACGACGGCGGCGCCCTTCAGGTAAAGGATGTGGAGACACTGGGACCTGTTATCACCGGCCTGCTGACCGACCGGGACCAGCGCCGCCAGATGGGCCGGGCCGCCTTTCAAGTATTTGAAGCCAACCGGGGCGCCCTGGACAGGGTAATGACCGTGTGCCATATAGCGGAGAAAAACCCGCCGCCAGCCAGACCTGTTACCGGCGGCGGGACTCTTTTAATGCCGCTTTCCTTTCTGTACGGCGGAGCCGCGCGCTTGCGGCGCGGCCTGTACACGAAAGGTTTCATTCGACCCCGGCAGCTGCCCTGCCTGGTGATATCGGTGGGCAACATCACCGTGGGCGGCACCGGCAAGACCCCCATGACCATCTATCTCGCCAAACTGCTGGTCCGAATGGGGCGGGCCCCCATGATCGTCAGCCGGGGATACCGGGGCACTGCCTCGGTAACCGGTGGCCTGGTGAGTGATCACACCGGTGTGCGCATGAATGTGGGCCAAGCCGGGGATGAACCTTTTATGATGGCCCATGCCCTGCCCGGTGTGCCCGTGGTGGTGGGGAAAAAGAGGTACCGGGCCGCCACCGCCGCCATGGCGGACCTTCCCACGGACGTGGTGATTCTGGATGACGGGTTTCAGCACTTTCAACTGGCCCGGAACCTGGATATTCTACTGCTGGACAGCACCCGGCCTGTGGGTAACGGAAAACTTCTGCCCGCCGGACCTCTGCGGGAACCCCTGTCCTGTCTGGCCCATGCCCATGCGTTTGTTTTTACCCGGTCGGATCCGGCTGCTGATTTGCGGCCGGATTCGGCCATCTTACCTTATTTGAAGGAAAAGCCTGTTTTTCGGGCCTTTCACCGGCCGGTGCTGGACGGGTGGGTCAGGGCCGGGGACGAAGCGATGGCCCCGGCCCAATCGGCTGATGTCACGCTATTAAAGAACTTGCCGGTATTTGTATTCTGCGGACTTGCGCAAAACAGCGGGTTTTTAAAAAGCGTTCGGCAGACAGGCGCCCGGGTGACGGGCCACCTGTTTTTTCGGGACCACCATGCCTACACGGACGAGGACCTTTCCGTTATCTCCGGCCGTGCCTTGGCATCCGGGGTAAAAACAGTTGTCACCAGCAAAAAGGATTACGTAAAATTTTCCGGTCGGGTGGGCCTTTTAGGAGTTGATCTGGCGGTGCTGGGCGTGGAGATTGATTTCGGCCCGGACCGGGGGGGGGTTGAATCCTTTGTGGCCGCGTCGTTGCGGGACAAATGA
- a CDS encoding FkbM family methyltransferase, protein MASRTLAFLSGNRAAQGLFEYIVKRTHKYMGVGSGDDVRNSGEKAVFRRMQKLLPPPYRVFDVGANVGQFLKVALANIHGTEYQIHCFEPSPQAFALLEESAREYDTVVLNAVGLGKAPGEATLYSNRPGSPIASLTRRRLDHLNIDFSQTQTVRIDTLDNYCATRRIDRIDLLKVDVEGHELDVFQAGGKQTFEKQAVKMVIFEFGGCNIDTRTFVQDFFYFFRQAGMRLFRITPSGYFYPISKYDEQLEQFRTTNFLAIHKSVRM, encoded by the coding sequence ATGGCAAGTCGCACGCTGGCATTTCTTTCCGGCAACAGAGCAGCCCAGGGGCTTTTCGAGTATATAGTCAAGAGAACCCATAAATACATGGGAGTGGGCTCGGGAGATGATGTGCGCAACAGCGGAGAAAAAGCGGTGTTTCGGCGGATGCAGAAGCTGTTACCGCCGCCGTACCGCGTTTTTGATGTGGGTGCCAACGTTGGCCAGTTTTTGAAGGTGGCGCTGGCGAATATCCATGGGACAGAGTACCAGATTCACTGTTTTGAACCGTCTCCCCAGGCTTTTGCACTGCTTGAGGAGAGCGCTCGAGAATATGACACCGTTGTTCTCAACGCCGTGGGGCTTGGCAAGGCGCCTGGAGAAGCGACGCTTTATTCCAACCGGCCCGGTTCTCCGATTGCCTCTCTTACACGACGGCGACTGGACCATCTGAATATCGATTTTTCACAAACACAGACCGTTCGTATTGATACGCTGGACAATTACTGCGCAACCCGGCGAATCGACCGGATCGACCTGCTGAAAGTTGATGTGGAGGGCCATGAGCTGGATGTCTTCCAGGCCGGCGGGAAACAAACTTTTGAGAAACAAGCCGTTAAAATGGTTATTTTTGAGTTCGGCGGATGTAATATCGACACGCGGACTTTTGTTCAGGATTTCTTTTATTTTTTCAGACAGGCCGGTATGCGGCTTTTCCGTATCACACCATCGGGATATTTTTATCCAATTTCAAAGTATGACGAACAGCTCGAACAGTTCCGGACCACCAATTTTCTGGCGATACACAAATCGGTGCGGATGTGA
- a CDS encoding glycosyltransferase — MRITQVMLSRGMGGGERICIDISLALADAGHRIQAVCHPEFEGRHLFKHSGIGIHPLKVRWDYSPVARQRLRSLIKDFRPHIVHTHMARASMVGGAAGRRCGVPIVANMHDYAKLKYYRDIDHFFPGTEDLKAYLEKNAVDPQQITVIPHFSRIKPVDAVDPFSPSMVGMGRFSPEKGFDILIQALGILKNRGVELPLELGGDGPEKPRLERMVKQLNLDTQIRFAGWISDVAAFLRKGSIFVLPSRRESFGIAVLEAMSQGRIIVAAMAPGPLEILDDTIAFFFPVGDSSALADRIQEILANPEDAIKRANNALNRFTSYYGVDTVMPHMEACYRKMLNRKPTLK, encoded by the coding sequence ATGAGAATCACGCAGGTCATGCTTTCCAGGGGAATGGGCGGCGGCGAGCGGATCTGCATCGACATTTCGCTTGCCCTGGCAGACGCCGGTCATCGTATTCAGGCGGTCTGCCATCCGGAATTCGAGGGCCGGCATCTCTTCAAGCATTCAGGAATTGGAATCCATCCATTAAAGGTCAGATGGGATTACAGCCCGGTGGCAAGGCAACGATTGCGCTCCCTTATCAAAGACTTCCGGCCCCACATCGTTCACACCCACATGGCCCGGGCATCCATGGTAGGCGGGGCCGCGGGCAGACGGTGCGGCGTGCCCATTGTGGCCAACATGCACGACTACGCGAAACTGAAGTACTACAGAGATATCGATCATTTTTTCCCGGGCACAGAGGACCTGAAGGCCTATCTGGAAAAAAACGCCGTTGATCCGCAACAGATAACGGTGATCCCCCATTTTTCACGAATCAAGCCGGTCGATGCCGTTGACCCGTTTTCTCCCAGCATGGTCGGCATGGGCCGGTTTTCGCCGGAAAAGGGGTTTGATATCCTGATCCAGGCCCTGGGAATTTTAAAAAACCGGGGGGTTGAGCTGCCACTGGAACTGGGCGGAGACGGCCCGGAAAAGCCCCGCCTGGAACGGATGGTAAAGCAGCTCAACCTGGACACCCAGATCCGTTTTGCCGGGTGGATCAGCGATGTGGCCGCCTTTCTGCGCAAAGGATCCATCTTTGTACTGCCGTCGCGAAGGGAATCGTTCGGCATCGCGGTGCTGGAGGCCATGAGCCAGGGCAGGATCATTGTGGCCGCCATGGCGCCCGGGCCGCTGGAAATTCTGGACGATACCATAGCGTTTTTCTTTCCCGTAGGCGATTCATCGGCCCTGGCCGACCGTATTCAGGAGATTCTGGCAAACCCGGAGGACGCAATCAAGCGAGCGAACAACGCCCTTAACCGGTTTACGTCATACTATGGCGTGGACACGGTGATGCCCCACATGGAAGCCTGTTACCGTAAAATGCTAAACCGAAAACCGACACTGAAATAG